The Chrysemys picta bellii isolate R12L10 unplaced genomic scaffold, ASM1138683v2 scaf460, whole genome shotgun sequence sequence AACCTCTACCTCTGGCCACATGGGCCCATAGAGTCGTGTTTCTGAGAACCTGCTGAatcctaggactagaagggacctcgagagcttatctagtcccatcccctgcactcatggcaggaccacgagtgcatgaagttgagaacgggctggaagctgaagcaagaccaactctgtctggaaataaggggcagatttgagcttctcctgggatgtgataaattctccatcccttggagactacatctggaatggaaatctctttctgaaggatcagcgctggtttgcccacagatgaccagactgtgatttccccctgccctggactaggcaggagctcagatcagatgattagaatggtcccttcaggccttaatgtctcgttgttaatcttctcccttcagagacactgtattgctgagatgtatccaacagccccagaggcagcaaactggagagcaagacatgagccccaggcactgtgggtcccaactctagcacaagaacttgactgcagggggacagagccaaagaggacagggcctcacagaccctgagaaagtccagcttcagcctataaatccgaatgagaatttttcaggggttgagtttaatggattccccctctcccactaggaaaacagacaaacacacaaactccttaccccaggagacagagagtggcTCTAACAGGCTTTCATGCTCCACGTGACATGAATAATGGGCTTTGATCTTGGGATCAATCTCCATTGTCACCCAGGTCTGGTAGGTCCCATCCCTATTGGGTAGGATGCCTTCAGAGTAGGTCTcctgctgtctgctctccccatttttcagccaggtcacggtgatgtcccgggggtagaatccactgaccttacaggagagggtggtgagGCCGTCATGAGATGACCTGTCGCTCACTCTAGCTGTTGGACacactgggaaaaagaagaaactcaagttaggtgttttcaagctctaatccaggcagcattttctagagctttgcagcatgaaattctgagacccgagcagtgggagaggatgagagtccatgagaCAGAATCCCTCTGATGAGAGAGAACCACCATGTTAGAGGATTTCTGTGCCGAATTCACAGCATCAGCAACGGTGAATCCTGAATCCAGGTCCctgacctggcctctgctccaaaCCACAGAGACACAAATACCTTGACAGGTTTCACTAAACTCCAGATACAGGTGTCAATCACATGCTAGGTTTGtacccatctcctctcagtccctGGATTTGAAAGAGAGAAGAATCTTGCCCTGGCCAGGGAGCAAAAACTGGACTGGATAAACTGACCAATTAGAGACGGAAAGGGCCCATTAAACAAAAAGTGACACACAGTGCTAAATTGCCCCTCAAACGAGCTAATATGAATTGACTAATTTCTTGTAGGTTGTTACCAAATCTATTTACCCCAATATTatggatttcaaaaggaattatgctaatgttgaaaaatcagtttcccagccccctggcattgaaatacacattacaatgctgtgtatggatttttcttgttggcatttgtaaagatggcaaaggacaagataatgttctgctgaggtttgtgagagaaataagcaattagtataattgttgcaaaaaactgggtagaaatttcaagtaaccttgaacagcaagtgcaaactgtttgggaagggaaagatcagggtgtgtaatgatgctaacgaatctgggaaatgtgtgtatatggtaacagacaaggtacataaacgggtaatagtgagttaacattttgaagcaggctgtcctcctgagttggagtgttaaagcatttaacctcttcccttctatgtttgtgattaatctttaactaaaaaGCTTTGGTAATAAATTTGAGTGTGATTATCTGGTGTCTTATTGATAAAAGAATCAAAAAGTAAGTATGAAAGTGTTGTAGCAAAGGTAGGTCTTGAGGGGGAAAACTTTAAGGACAAGGGGAGCCTTCTTCCAGGTTAGTATGGGGAGGACAATTCCACATGTAGGGAATGGCATGGAAGGAAGCACATAAATGACTGTAGGAGAagtttggcaacaaggacaaagctaccatcattgatggaacacgggctgggggcaacacaagaaatatgatggtacagacagtgaatggggaagaattacatggtgaatgaagctggtgtccatagaagtggcacttccataattaagcagagtgctctaacatgcacaagtacagattgccttgataacggctgtgtcacatcagaggaagaggtagaatttgtgatgtgaagttgcgctcatttggtcaagtggctctggagatgcagcttctctacagtgaactgcttttaacattttcaatttcttatctttttttccagcagaactgatggggaaggggttgtttccCCACCTATCCCTGGTGCAAGGTTTGCTGAATATCCGCCTACCCATCTGCTCCAGtttggaactggggctggggaatggagaTGTAGCCAGTAGTGTCCCCCTAGGTGGGGCTTGTCCCCCGCCTTACCTTTCCTCTGTAGAGTCTCCTTCCCGTACTCTAGAGCACTCCTTAGCCAGGAAATACAATTCCCCTCCACGTAGCGTTTCCACTGCTGGTTGTCATTTACTTCAGcctcccatctcctcttggtGATCTGAGCCCCAATATCTGCTGCTACCCAAGTCATGGTCTCCTTATCGAAGGTAAGAAAGTCTCGTCCGTCATATGAATCCTGGTAAAACCCCTGAATGCTGTTGTCTTCCCGGAGATCACAGCCGTATATCGTCTGGATGATGTGAAACCCTGAAacacagctgagggtcagaagcagtctctctctgaaaatctcaccaagagcccactgcaggtagcccagtggttcttcttcttgctactgggccctccctcccctgagaaatggggttcccacttatgctgttgggtcctacaccctcccagctcctttcagGAGGGAACCCAAACCCGCAGGGGGCACCCTCTCCATCTGTTGGGTCTTGTACACTAAAGAGCCCCCACTGCAGATTGCTCACAACCTTCAAGGAGTACCTCACTGCTGCTTGTTCTTGTATGttccctgcaggaggagcagggtggcacaatcccaaagggagtactccggatattgcagggatctatcccctccagctctcttctgctctctgaggATCCCCCCAGTTCTCGTAGTCAGGGTCattctggagaagagagggagttcagggtgtcTGTACCCCACTCTCTTCTGCTCTGGTTGTATTAACTTTGCAGGGTCCTCAGGATCACTTGGTCCCCCACCTCCGTCATTGACAGTACCCCCATTCCCCTGTGAGGAGGGGGTACAGGTCTGTCCCCCACACTAACCTCTGCTCTGGTTTAATGACCTCACAGAATGCCCAGGGTcactctgtttccctgccccatcttctccgtgcccccaactcagtctaggaatggcaaagaaccaacTTCATATGCTTGGCCTCTTATTCACATGGCCACTGTTTCAAGGTGATTCCCTGTGAGGATCAGGCCACTGACGGCCCTTAGTTCAGCTAGCCACCATTTTCCTACAGCCAGGCTAATCTTCACAACGGCCCCCATCTCGCACACAACCAAGAGCAGACTCAGTtaatggagccacccctgggctgataggaggcagggagggagactggggggagggaagggggatggggacaggaaggagaatttaggggagcaggagagaggctgtggtgaACAGAGAACAGTGTGGGGATCACGAGGAAGACTGAAACGTGGGGAAAGGATCAGACCCCTAGCTTGGCAAACTGGGTAGAACTCACACAGGGTCCCAAATATTTTCACACCTCCCTCACCCTGCATTAGATACATCGAGgtaaatgccaagattttcagcaatgactagtgattttgggtgcctgactgagaccctttaaaggggcctgatcagaaagtgggagcacccggcctctgaacatcagacacccaaaaatcactaatcacttgtggaaaacattaaaagtaacaacagctacagaaaggttagtaaccattttttcttcttcaactgtTTGCACATGTCCCTTCCACGTTCGGGGACTTCCAAGCAATACCGtaagaggtgggctcggagttcatggaCACATGGATTACAATACTGCCCAACCAAACCCAGTGTCATCTCTCACTTGGTGGGTAATGGCGTAGTTGGAAGAAAAAGTATGTATTGACGCCCAGgtcgctgctctgcaaatgtcctggatcaggcctgggccatgaacgccactgaggaagcttgtgctctcacagaatgggccgcaaggaaggcaggtggtgggacACCTGCCTGCTCGTAGCACATGTGAATGCACAATGTAATCCACAATGAAATTCTCTGAGCCAAAAGGGGTAGGGTTTTCATCCTATCAGAGCGGTGTGGATTTATGGATCAGCTTAGGACACCTGCCTAAcatccagagggtggagatgtcattcctccctattcttgtgcggcttgaggaagggaatgggcaggaaaatACCCTGATTACTATGAAACTCCAAGATTACCTTTGGGAGGAAC is a genomic window containing:
- the LOC135978813 gene encoding class I histocompatibility antigen, F10 alpha chain-like isoform X2, with the protein product MTWVAADIGAQITKRRWEAEVNDNQQWKRYVEGNCISWLRSALEYGKETLQRKVCPTARVSDRSSHDGLTTLSCKVSGFYPRDITVTWLKNGESRQQETYSEGILPNRDGTYQTWVTMEIDPKIKAHYSCHVEHESLLEPLSVSWEPNNSLIPIVAGVITAAVLIGVIIGVFFWKKQCPASDQGSSGSDRSAKA
- the LOC135978813 gene encoding class I histocompatibility antigen, F10 alpha chain-like isoform X3; this translates as MTWVAADIGAQITKRRWEAEVNDNQQWKRYVEGNCISWLRSALEYGKETLQRKVCPTARVSDRSSHDGLTTLSCKVSGFYPRDITVTWLKNGESRQQETYSEGILPNRDGTYQTWVTMEIDPKIKAHYSCHVEHESLLEPLSVSWEPNNSLIPIVAGVITAAVLIGVIIGVFFWKKQCPGRTGDGYAVAQA
- the LOC135978813 gene encoding class I histocompatibility antigen, F10 alpha chain-like isoform X1, with translation MTWVAADIGAQITKRRWEAEVNDNQQWKRYVEGNCISWLRSALEYGKETLQRKVCPTARVSDRSSHDGLTTLSCKVSGFYPRDITVTWLKNGESRQQETYSEGILPNRDGTYQTWVTMEIDPKIKAHYSCHVEHESLLEPLSVSWEPNNSLIPIVAGVITAAVLIGVIIGVFFWKKQCPGRTGDGYAVAQASDQGSSGSDRSAKA